One Streptomyces sp. NBC_01237 genomic region harbors:
- a CDS encoding peptidoglycan D,D-transpeptidase FtsI family protein has translation MPPKEPPRRRVPGPTRPRMNGAGGSGRPRSTVRPEGGRPRPAPRRPGTKADRNRARRTLRLGSPRPRLRLVGLGLTVVMLVFVARLLQVQAVDASAYAAKADENRYLEYTVAAERGEITDRRGIALATSVDAHDITADPKMFTPEDSKAADAPQQAAALLAPILGKDVEELTKKLSTPKSRYTVLARRQTPQVWKQIKDLKSVFAEKAAKDKAGGGPGANVLAGVLQEPTTKRVYPNGDLAAGILGFVSADGKGGGGLESQLNKQLAGEDGKIRYAQSGGRRVPTAGAREIPAVSGSDIELTIDRDIQWAAQRAIADQVKKSKADRGYVIVQNTKTGELLAMANAPGYDPNDLSQVNGAALGNAALQDVYEPGSTSKVMSMAAVLEEGAATPGTHVTVPNRLHRGDRLFKDDIDHPTWYLTLNGVLAKSSNIGTILATGQLGKTQAESNKVLHSYLRKFGLGSKTGLDYPGESPGILAEPQDWSTSQQYTIPFGQGLSLNAVQAASVYSTIANDGVRVAPSLVRGTKGSDGRYTAAPDPERSRVVSTKTAKTLASMLESVVGNEEGTGTKAKIPGYRVAGKTGTANRVDPVRGVYKGYTASFAGFAPADNPQITVYCAIQNPTSGSYFGGQICGPIYKQVMEFALKTLQTPPSGSEPARLPVSFKPGE, from the coding sequence GTGCCGCCCAAGGAACCGCCGCGCCGCCGCGTACCCGGCCCCACGCGCCCGCGCATGAACGGAGCGGGCGGCTCCGGCCGCCCCCGGTCCACCGTGCGTCCCGAGGGCGGACGCCCGCGCCCCGCTCCCCGGCGGCCGGGCACCAAGGCCGATCGCAACCGTGCCCGGCGCACGCTGCGTCTGGGCAGTCCCCGCCCCCGGCTGCGCCTGGTCGGCCTCGGCCTGACGGTCGTCATGCTGGTCTTCGTGGCCCGGCTGCTCCAGGTCCAGGCCGTCGACGCCAGTGCGTACGCGGCCAAGGCCGACGAGAACCGCTACCTGGAGTACACGGTGGCCGCCGAGCGCGGCGAGATCACCGACCGCAGGGGCATCGCCCTGGCCACCAGCGTGGACGCGCACGACATCACCGCCGACCCCAAGATGTTCACGCCCGAGGACAGCAAGGCCGCCGACGCGCCGCAGCAGGCGGCGGCCCTCCTCGCGCCCATCCTCGGCAAGGACGTCGAGGAGCTGACCAAGAAGCTGTCGACGCCCAAGAGCCGCTACACCGTCCTGGCCCGCCGGCAGACCCCGCAGGTCTGGAAGCAGATCAAGGACCTCAAGTCCGTCTTCGCGGAGAAGGCCGCCAAGGACAAGGCCGGCGGCGGCCCGGGGGCCAACGTGCTCGCCGGTGTCCTCCAGGAGCCCACCACCAAGCGGGTCTACCCCAACGGCGACCTCGCCGCCGGGATACTGGGCTTCGTCAGCGCCGACGGCAAGGGCGGCGGCGGACTCGAATCGCAGCTGAACAAACAGCTCGCGGGCGAGGACGGCAAGATCAGGTACGCCCAGTCCGGCGGCCGCAGGGTGCCCACCGCGGGTGCCCGGGAGATCCCGGCCGTGTCCGGCTCCGACATCGAGCTGACCATCGACCGGGACATCCAGTGGGCCGCCCAGCGGGCCATCGCCGACCAGGTCAAGAAGTCCAAGGCCGACCGCGGCTATGTGATCGTGCAGAACACGAAGACCGGCGAACTGCTGGCCATGGCCAACGCCCCCGGCTACGACCCGAACGACCTCTCGCAGGTCAACGGGGCGGCCCTGGGCAACGCGGCCCTCCAGGACGTGTACGAACCCGGCTCCACCAGCAAGGTCATGTCCATGGCCGCCGTGCTGGAGGAGGGTGCCGCCACGCCCGGCACACACGTCACCGTGCCCAACCGGCTGCACCGCGGCGACCGGCTCTTCAAGGACGACATCGACCACCCCACCTGGTACCTGACGCTCAACGGCGTACTGGCCAAGTCCAGCAACATCGGCACCATCCTGGCCACCGGACAGCTCGGCAAGACCCAGGCCGAGTCCAACAAGGTCCTGCACTCCTACCTGCGCAAGTTCGGGCTCGGCAGCAAGACCGGGCTCGACTACCCGGGCGAGTCACCCGGCATCCTCGCCGAGCCGCAGGACTGGTCGACCTCGCAGCAGTACACGATCCCGTTCGGCCAGGGCCTCTCGCTCAACGCCGTACAGGCCGCGTCGGTCTACTCCACGATCGCCAACGACGGGGTCCGGGTCGCCCCCAGCCTCGTACGCGGCACCAAGGGCTCCGACGGCCGCTACACCGCGGCCCCGGACCCCGAGCGGAGCCGGGTGGTCAGCACGAAGACCGCCAAGACACTGGCGTCCATGCTGGAGTCCGTCGTCGGCAACGAGGAAGGTACCGGGACCAAGGCCAAGATCCCCGGCTACCGGGTCGCGGGCAAGACCGGTACGGCCAACCGCGTCGACCCGGTACGTGGTGTCTACAAGGGCTACACGGCCTCCTTCGCGGGATTCGCGCCCGCCGACAATCCACAGATCACCGTCTACTGCGCGATCCAGAACCCGACCAGTGGCAGCTACTTCGGCGGCCAGATCTGCGGACCGATCTACAAGCAGGTCATGGAGTTCGCGCTGAAGACGCTCCAGACCCCACCGTCCGGCAGCGAGCCCGCCCGGCTGCCGGTGTCCTTCAAGCCCGGCGAGTGA
- a CDS encoding FtsB family cell division protein, translating into MSKSAAQLKGRAGRLARLMPSGPTNAARTPFVLLVVLLLGGGLIGLLLLNSALNEGSFRLSELKKETTELTDEQQALQRDVDGYSQPDALERRARELGMVPGGSPAFLDPDGTVRGVPAEVTTEPSPTPEPEPETSEPTVPAAPSDGTSPGATPTPDASEAAGPTPAAPEAPGGLASGATGTTREAPAGPADPAAETVPPRTAATPPTTSPGR; encoded by the coding sequence GTGAGCAAGTCGGCCGCGCAGTTGAAAGGGCGGGCCGGACGGCTCGCCCGGCTGATGCCGTCGGGGCCCACCAACGCGGCCCGCACCCCCTTCGTCCTGCTGGTCGTCCTGCTCCTGGGCGGCGGGCTCATCGGCCTTCTCCTGCTGAACTCCGCACTGAACGAAGGATCGTTCAGGCTGAGCGAGCTCAAGAAGGAGACCACCGAGCTCACGGACGAGCAGCAGGCCCTCCAGCGGGACGTCGACGGATACTCCCAGCCCGACGCGCTGGAGCGCCGCGCCCGGGAACTCGGCATGGTGCCCGGCGGCAGCCCCGCCTTCCTCGACCCGGACGGTACGGTCCGCGGGGTGCCCGCGGAGGTCACCACCGAGCCGTCCCCCACCCCGGAGCCGGAGCCCGAGACCAGCGAGCCCACCGTCCCGGCCGCGCCCTCGGACGGCACGTCACCGGGCGCCACGCCCACCCCCGACGCCTCCGAGGCCGCCGGCCCCACGCCCGCCGCCCCCGAAGCCCCCGGGGGCCTGGCGAGCGGCGCCACCGGAACAACCCGCGAGGCGCCCGCCGGGCCCGCCGACCCCGCAGCAGAGACCGTGCCGCCGCGCACCGCGGCGACCCCGCCCACGACGAGCCCCGGCAGGTGA
- the rsmH gene encoding 16S rRNA (cytosine(1402)-N(4))-methyltransferase RsmH, which produces MSQTRHVPVMLQRCLDLLAPALETPSTGAPVVVDCTLGLGGHSEALLSAFPTARLIALDRDKEALRLSGERLAPYGDRATLVHAVYDELPEVLARLGVPKVQGILFDLGVSSMQLDEADRGFAYAQDAPLDMRMDQTTGIGAAEVLNTYPPGELVRILRAYGEEKQAKRIVSAVVREREKEPFSNSARLVELIRDSLPQAAKRTGGNPAKRTFQALRIEVNGELTVLERAIPAAVRSLAVGGRIAVLSYHSLEDRLVKQVFAAGAANTAPPGLPVVPERYQPRLKLLTRGAELPTEEEVAENRRAAPARLRGAQRIREEER; this is translated from the coding sequence TTGAGCCAGACCCGACATGTCCCGGTGATGCTCCAGCGGTGTCTGGACCTGTTGGCCCCGGCTCTGGAAACCCCGAGCACCGGGGCGCCGGTGGTCGTCGACTGCACCCTCGGCCTCGGTGGCCACAGCGAGGCCCTGCTCTCCGCCTTCCCCACCGCCCGGCTGATCGCCCTGGACCGGGACAAGGAAGCGCTGCGGCTCTCGGGTGAACGGCTCGCCCCGTACGGCGACCGGGCCACTCTGGTGCACGCCGTCTACGACGAGCTCCCCGAGGTGCTCGCCCGGCTGGGCGTCCCCAAGGTCCAGGGCATCCTGTTCGACCTCGGCGTCTCCTCCATGCAGTTGGACGAGGCCGACCGCGGGTTCGCGTACGCCCAGGACGCCCCGCTCGACATGCGCATGGACCAGACGACCGGCATCGGCGCCGCCGAGGTGCTCAACACCTACCCGCCGGGCGAACTCGTCCGGATCCTGCGCGCGTACGGCGAGGAGAAGCAGGCCAAGCGGATCGTCTCCGCCGTAGTGCGCGAGCGCGAGAAGGAGCCGTTCAGCAACAGCGCCAGGCTCGTCGAGCTGATCCGCGACTCCCTGCCGCAGGCCGCCAAGCGCACCGGGGGAAACCCGGCCAAGCGCACCTTCCAGGCCCTGCGCATCGAGGTCAACGGCGAACTCACCGTCCTGGAGCGGGCCATCCCGGCCGCCGTACGGAGCCTCGCGGTCGGTGGCCGCATCGCGGTCCTGTCCTACCACTCGCTGGAGGACCGGCTGGTCAAGCAGGTCTTCGCGGCCGGCGCCGCCAACACGGCGCCCCCCGGGCTGCCCGTCGTCCCCGAGCGCTACCAGCCCCGGCTGAAGCTGCTCACCCGGGGCGCGGAGCTGCCCACCGAGGAGGAGGTCGCCGAGAACCGGCGCGCCGCCCCCGCCCGGCTGCGCGGTGCCCAGCGCATCCGCGAGGAGGAGCGATGA
- a CDS encoding beta-class carbonic anhydrase: MSTSAHSPAEPVTTAPGTASPGSTVTDRLVEANARYADEFSDPGMDARPVLHVAVVACMDARLDLHDALGLELGDCHTIRNAGGVVTDDVIRSLTISQRALGTRSVILIHHTNCGLESLTEDFRQELEHEVGQRPVWAVEAYSDADQDVRQSMQRVRTSPFLLHTDDIRGFVFDVTTGLLREILPAS, encoded by the coding sequence ATGTCGACTTCCGCGCACTCCCCCGCCGAACCCGTGACGACCGCCCCGGGCACGGCCAGTCCCGGCAGCACGGTCACCGACCGCCTGGTCGAGGCGAACGCCCGGTACGCGGACGAGTTCAGCGACCCGGGCATGGACGCACGGCCGGTGCTGCACGTCGCCGTGGTCGCCTGCATGGACGCCCGCCTCGACCTGCACGACGCGCTCGGCCTCGAACTCGGCGACTGCCACACCATCCGCAACGCGGGCGGCGTGGTCACCGACGACGTGATCCGCTCGCTCACGATCAGCCAGCGGGCACTCGGCACCCGCAGCGTCATACTCATCCACCACACCAACTGCGGCCTGGAATCGCTCACCGAGGACTTCCGGCAGGAGCTGGAGCACGAGGTCGGCCAGCGGCCGGTCTGGGCGGTGGAGGCCTACTCGGACGCCGACCAGGACGTCCGCCAGTCGATGCAGCGCGTACGCACGTCGCCGTTCCTCCTGCACACCGACGACATCCGCGGCTTCGTCTTCGATGTCACCACCGGCCTGCTGCGCGAGATCCTTCCCGCTTCCTGA